A DNA window from Oscarella lobularis chromosome 8, ooOscLobu1.1, whole genome shotgun sequence contains the following coding sequences:
- the LOC136190047 gene encoding hsp90 co-chaperone Cdc37-like — MVDYSKWDHIEVSDDEDDTHPNVDTPSLFRWRHQARVERMTEQQNERESFEEGVSKTKGRLAELKRMMEKTEEEGGENVQERLDKLKLEIGELEKQEKHFKEKEAELKKKERLTPWNVDTLSSAGFEKTIINPTDDEKKSKKSDDDIGKDFWDEHEKEIKHYGMLRDYDSSSEFLRKNPHLVCEAAANYLTIWCITLECQEKHDLMSHVARQTIVMQYILELARQIRKDPRDTFLTFFKRIKVADEQYVEAMDDEHRALIGRVKERAKIRMKAIEDEIEEEERKKRLGPGGLDPVEVFDSLPQSMKDCFEKKDIPMLQKVLKEMDPTEARFHMKRCIDSGMWVPDGKTELAGTQEDKK; from the exons ATGGTTGACTACAGCAAATGGGACCACATCGAAGTgagcgacgatgaagacgacacGCACCCGAACGTCGATACGCCGAGCCTTTTTCGCTGGCGTCATCAGGCGAGAGTCGAACGAATGACCGAACAGCAAAACGAACGCGAATCATTCGAAGAAGGCGtatcgaaaacgaaaggacGTCTCGCCGAATTGAAGAGAATGATGGAAAAGACGGAGG aGGAAGGTGGTGAAAATGTCCAAGAACGATTGGACAAGCTGAAACTGGAGATAGGCGAGCTGGAAAAACAGGAAAAACacttcaaagaaaaagaagcggaacttaagaaaaaagaacgtctAACCCCATGGAACGTCGACACATTGAGCAGCGCCGGATTCGAAAAAACAATCATCAATCCAACCGacgatgaaaaaaaatcgaaaaaatcaGACGACGACATAGGAAAAGATTTCTGGGATGAAcacgaaaaggaaatcaaACATTATGGAATGCTACGCGATTATGATAGCAGTTCGGAATTTCTACGCAAGAATCCTCATCTCGTTTGCGAAGCGGCGGCAAATTATTTAACGATATGGTGCATTACGTTGGAATGTCAGGAGAAACATGATCTGATGAGTCACGTGGCTAGGCAGACGATTGTCATGCAATATATTCTCGAATTGGCGCGTCAAATACGCAAGGATCCACGCGAcacttttctcacttttTTCAAGCGAATTAAAGTCGCTGATGAGCAATACGTTGAAGCTATGGATGACGAGCATCGAGCGTTGATTGGTCGAGTGAAGGAACGCGCGAAAATTCGCATGAAAGCAATTGAGGATGAaattgaggaagaggagaggaAGAAACGTCTTGGGCCTGGGGGATTGGATCCTGTCGAGGTTTTTGATTCGTTGCCTCAATCGATGAAGGATTGTTTCGAGAAGAAGGATATACCAATGTTGCAAAAAGTTCTCAAGGAAATGGATCCCACTGAGGCAAGATTTCATATGAAGAGATGTATTGATTCGGGAATGTGGGTTCCCGACGGAAAGACCGAATTAGCTGGCACTCAAGAGGACAAGAAGTAA